A DNA window from Rossellomorea marisflavi contains the following coding sequences:
- a CDS encoding toprim domain-containing protein translates to MEVVDEKVLIVEGTSDKRKVKDIISEPVEIICTNGTISLTKMDELIDSLFDRDVYILVDADEAGEKLRKQFKREFPEAGHLYIDRMYKEVAAAPEYHLASVLIGANIDVHKQYLGKRMN, encoded by the coding sequence AAGGGACATCCGACAAACGAAAGGTTAAAGATATCATCAGTGAGCCCGTAGAAATCATCTGTACCAATGGTACGATCAGTCTGACCAAAATGGACGAACTAATCGATTCATTATTCGACAGGGATGTATACATCTTGGTGGATGCCGATGAAGCCGGTGAGAAACTCCGCAAGCAATTCAAGCGGGAGTTCCCCGAAGCGGGTCACCTGTATATCGACAGGATGTACAAGGAAGTGGCGGCTGCCCCTGAATATCACCTCGCTTCCGTCTTGATCGGAGCCAACATTGATGTCCACAAACAATATCTTGGAAAAAGGATGAATTAG